Proteins found in one Coffea eugenioides isolate CCC68of chromosome 5, Ceug_1.0, whole genome shotgun sequence genomic segment:
- the LOC113771777 gene encoding probable bifunctional methylthioribulose-1-phosphate dehydratase/enolase-phosphatase E1 has protein sequence MNSSPQAEVFEVPAEVFEAAYWLRVQSNSLKQTKALVSELSLQFYKLGWLSGTGGSVTLKVHEHNVPKQNQFIVMSPSGVQKDRMSPEDMYVLSSSGSIFSPPPTKSYPNNPPKCTDCAPLFLKVYEMCNAGAVIHSHGLDACLVTMINSSSNEFRIRNMEMIKGIQGHGYHDELVVPIIENAPSEEKLVESLTKAIRGYPKSTAVLVRRHGVFIWGDTWISAKTQAECYHYLFAAAIKLHQLGLPY, from the exons ATGAATAGTTCCCCACAGGCGGAAGTGTTTGAAGTACCAGCAGAAGTGTTTGAAGCTGCATATTGGCTAAGAGTTCAAAGCAACTCTTTGAAGCAAACAAAGGCTTTAGTGTCAGAACTATCTCTGCAATTTTATAAACTTGGATGGCTTTCAGGTACTGGAGGTAGTGTAACCCTGAAAGTCCATGAGCATAATGTCCCCAAACAGAATCAATTCATAGTCATGTCTCCTTCAG GTGTACAGAAGGATAGGATGTCGCCAGAGGACATGTATGTTCTTTCTTCTAGTGGATCTATTTTTTCTCCACCTCCTACCAAGTCATATCCTAACAACCCTCCAAAATGTACTGACTGTGCTCCTCTATTTCTCAAG GTTTATGAAATGTGTAATGCAGGAGCTGTGATTCACAGTCATGGATTGGATGCTTGCCTTGTGACAATGATTAATTCTTCATCGAACGAGTTCCGT ATCAGAAACATGGAGATGATAAAGGGTATTCAAGGGCATGGTTACCATGATGAGCTTGTTGTGCCAATAATTGAGAATGCTCCCAGTGAGGAGAAGCTTGTGGAGTCACTTACGAAAGCG ATCAGAGGTTATCCAAAGTCAACTGCAGTACTCGTTCGCAGGCATGGTGTGTTCATATGGGGAGACACCTGGATTAGTGCCAAAACCCAG GCTGAATGCTACCACTATCTCTTTGCTGCTGCTATTAAGCTTCATCAGTTGGGTCTGCCCTATTGA
- the LOC113771778 gene encoding early nodulin-like protein 1, with amino-acid sequence MIVSIGVIVDNTREGHLLAMRESMEADLRISPASKETAEALEKVKVEDCEAGASHSFTIFLVTFLGFFLSASQSYTFYVGGRDGWVLKPKEDYNQWAGRNRFQINDTLIFRYKKGYDDVLEVDKDDYYNCNKENPFLALKDGESVFKFNRSGPFFFISGHADNCQKGQRLIIVVLHPRGNPTDAPSPVAANPPSPSPSPSPAPIFAPTPSPIKPNTPPPAAASPPSPVIVQPFAPAPSPSAASIAFGGLIGSLLGISFFLVIFAFGY; translated from the exons ATGATTGTCTCGATTGGTGTGATTGTGGATAATACGCGAGAAGGACACCTTTTGGCAATGAGAGAATCAATGGAAGCTGACTTGAGAATAAGCCCTGCGAGCAAAGAAACAGCTGAAGCTTTAGAGAAAGTCAAGGTTGAAGATTGTGAAGCTGGAGCTAGCCACT CCTTCACCATTTTCTTGGTGACTTTTCTAGGATTTTTTCTCTCGGCATCTCAATCTTACACCTTCTATGTTGGTGGCAGAGATGGTTGGGTCTTAAAACCCAAAGAAGATTACAATCAATGGGCTGGAAGAAACCGATTTCAGATCAATGACACCCTCA ttTTTAGATACAAGAAAGGCTATGATGATGTTCTCGAAGTAGATAAAGATGATTACTACAACTGCAACAAGGAAAACCCCTTTTTAGCTCTCAAAGATGGGGAATCAGTGTTCAAGTTTAACAGGTCAGGTCCATTCTTTTTCATCAGTGGTCATGCAGATAATTGCCAGAAGGGTCAGAGGCTTATCATTGTTGTGTTGCATCCAAGAGGCAATCCTACCGATGCTCCATCACCAGTTGCGGCCAATCCTCcctctccttctccttctccgTCTCCTGCTCCGATTTTCGCCCCGACTCCTTCACCAATTAAGCCTAACACTCCTCCTCCTGCAGCTGCGAGTCCTCCTTCGCCAGTGATCGTTCAGCCCTTTGCTCCTGCACCGTCTCCATCTGCTGCATCAATTGCTTTTGGTGGCTTAATTGGTTCTTTGTTGGGAATAAGCTTCTTCTTGGTCATATTTGCTTTTGGTTACTGA
- the LOC113772449 gene encoding switch 2-like, with the protein MSLSTFKETLKPCKNNPSASSSSSSSFSSISHNFDSSINPRKPPKSSLSQQLLRLQHQESTFYLPRTQLKSPKTETLLGPEAEDNDDEEEAVEEKKQDGIFRPKMESFQFDHTGPFEPLVLSLPGEISVVQVPPSINCRLLEHQRAGVKFLYNLYRNNHGGVLGDDMGLGKTIQTIAFLAAVFGKDEEADNLTSLRGNQPEKNDCVLIVCPTSVIHNWENEFSKWAPFSIAVYHGPNRDLIIDKLEAREVEILITSFDTYRIHGTILSKVQWEIVIVDEAHRLKNEKSKLYRAILEIKTQKRYGLTGTIMQNKLMELFNLFEWVVPGCLGTREHFREFYDEPLKHGQRSSAPERFIRVADDRKQHLVTVLRKYLLRRTKEETIGHLMMGKEDNVVFCAMSELQKRVYQRMLQLPDIQCLINKDLPCSCGSPLKQVECCKKIVPNGVIWPYLHRDNPDGCDSCPFCLVLPCLVKLQQVSNHLELIKPNPKDDPDKQRKDAEFAAAVFGTDIDLVGGHTQDESFMGLSNVKHCGKMRALEKLMFSWLSRGDKVLLFSYSVRMLDILEKFLIRKGCCFSRLDGSTPTGVRQSLVDDFNSSPSKQVFLISTRAGGLGLNLVSANRVVIFDPNWNPAQDLQAQDRSFRYGQKRHVIVFRLLAAGSLEELVYTRQVYKQQLANIAVSGKMEKRYFDGVQDCREFQGELFGICNLFRDLSDKLFTSEIIELHEKQGIEHGDCESSKQIFTELQKCFLPQKELTNTSAEASQNSKPKDASKEPVEPVLEDLGIVYAHRNEDIVNYGPWIQGDKELDTNLKGTVQHSLLLVARRRKSEAVAGSKNTIENAASSKMRKKSQYSLLAQFMGMEEVEFSKWLLSANPEEREKVLRDYKRRKDKIPNG; encoded by the exons ATGTCTTTGAGCACTTTCAAGGAGACCCTTAAGCCCTGCAAAAACAACCCATCtgcatcatcttcttcttcttcatctttttcttcaatttcccACAATTTTGACTCTTCCATAAACCCTAGGAAACCCCCCAAATCTTCACTGTCTCAGCAGCTTTTGCGCCTTCAACACCAAGAGTCCACCTTCTATTTGCCTCGGACTCAGCTAAAAAGCCCAAAAACAGAGACCCTTTTGGGACCTGAAGCTGAAGAtaatgatgatgaagaagaagcGGTGGAGGAAAAAAAGCAAGATGGGATTTTTAGGCCAAAGATGGAGTCTTTTCAGTTTGATCATACTGGACCTTTTGAACCATTAGTTCTCTCTTTACCTGGTGAAATTTCTGTGGTTCAG GTACCCCCATCTATTAATTGCAGACTCTTAGAACATCAGCGAGCTGGtgttaaatttttatataatttatacAGGAACAATCATGGAGGTGTTTTGGGAGATGACAT GGGATTGGGCAAGACAATCCAGACAATTGCATTTTTGGCTGCTGTTTTTGGAAAGGACGAAGAAGCTGACAACTTAACATCATTGAGGGGAAATCAGCCTGAGAAGAATGACTGTGTTCTAATTGTTTGTCCGACATCTGTTATTCACAACTGGGAGAATGAATTTTCAAAGTGGGCACCGTTCTCTATCGCTGTTTATCATGGACCTAACCGTGATTTAATAATTGACAAACTAGAAGCTCGAGAAGTGGAGATATTGATAACTAGTTTTGACACCTACAGAATTCACGGTACTATATTGTCAAAAGTTCAATGGGAGATAGTGATTGTTGATGAGGCACACAGGCTAAAGAATGAGAAGTCAAAACTTTATAGAGCAATTTTAGAGATTAAAACCCAGAAACGATACGGTTTGACAGGAACAATCATGCAGAACAAACTAATGGAATTGTTCAATTTGTTTGAATGGGTAGTACCTGGTTGCTTAGGAACACGTGAACATTTCAGGGAGTTTTATGATGAACCTCTCAAGCATGGCCAAAGGTCAAGTGCTCCAGAAAGATTTATTAGAGTTGCTGATGATCGAAAACAGCACTTAGTGACAGTATTACGCAAGTATTTGTTGAGAAGGACCAAGGAGGAAACCATCGGGCATCTTATGATGGGAAAGGAAGATAATGTTGTATTCTGTGCCATGAGTGAGTTGCAGAAACGGGTATACCAGAGAATGTTACAGCTACCTGATATCCAGTGCCTTATTAATAAGGACCTTCCATGTAGCTGTGGTAGCCCTCTGAAACAAGTAGAGTGTTGCAAAAAGATAGTGCCCAATGGAGTCATTTGGCCATACCTTCACAGAGATAATCCAGATGGTTGTGATTCATGTCCTTTTTGCCTTGTTCTCCCTTGCCTTGTCAAGCTTCAGCAG GTGAGTAATCACTTAGAGCTCATCAAACCAAATCCAAAGGACGATCCTgataaacaaagaaaagatgCAGAGTTCGCTGCTGCAGTATTTGGTACAGACATTGATTTGGTGGGAGGACATACCCAGGATGAGAGTTTTATGGGTCTAAGTAATGTCAAACATTGTGGTAAGATGAGGGCTCTGGAAAAATTAATGTTCTCATGGCTTTCCCGGGGTGACAAGGTCCTACTTTTCAGTTACTCTGTCAG AATGCTGGACATACTTGAAAAGTTCCTTATACGCAAAGGCTGTTGCTTTTCAAGACTTGATGGATCTACTCCGACTGGAGTACGCCAGTCTCTTGTTGATGACTTCAACTCAAGTCCAAGCAAACAG GTCTTCCTCATATCAACTCGAGCTGGTGGGCTTGGACTCAATCTTGTTAGTGCAAATCGTGTAGTGATCTTTGACCCAAATTGGAATCCTGCCCAGGATTTGCAGGCACAAGACAGGTCATTCCGTTATGGGCAGAAGCGGCATGTCATTGTTTTCCGTCTTCTTGCAGCCGGTTCTCTAGAGGAACTAGTTTACACCAGGCAGGTTTACAAGCAACAACTAGCAAATATTGCTGTTTCTGGGAAAATGGAGAAACGTTACTTTGATGGTGTGCAG GATTGCAGAGAATTTCAAGGAGAGCTGTTTGGTATCTGCAATTTGTTCCGCGACCTGTCTGATAAGCTTTTCACCAGTGAAATAATTGAATTGCATGAAAAGCAAGGAATAGAGCATGGAGATTGTGAGAGTTCAAAGCAGATTTTTACTGAACTTCAGAAGTGTTTTCTTCCACAGAAGGAATTAACTAATACGTCTGCGGAAGCATCTCAGAACAGCAAACCTAAAGATGCAAGTAAAGAACCGGTCGAACCAGTACTTGAAGACTTGG GTATTGTATACGCTCACCGAAATGAAGATATTGTTAATTACGGACCCTGGATTCAAGGAGATAAAGAATTGGATACGAATTTAAAGGGCACTGTGCAACATTCACTCCTTCTTGTTGCCAGGAGGAGGAAATCAGAAGCAGTAGCAGGTAGCAAAAATACTATAGAAAATGCTGCTTCATCCAAGATGAGGAAAAAGAGCCAGTATAGCCTCCTTGCTCAGTTCATGGGTATGGAGGAAGTAGAATTCAGCAAGTGGTTACTTTCAGCGAATCCAGAAGAACGGGAGAAAGTCCTCCGGGACTATAAGAGGAGAAAGGATAAGATTCCAAATGGCTGA
- the LOC113771779 gene encoding probable bifunctional methylthioribulose-1-phosphate dehydratase/enolase-phosphatase E1, whose amino-acid sequence MSSPQAEVFEIPADAFEAAYWPRVQSNSLKQTKALVSELSMQFYKLGWLSGTGGSVTVKVHEHNVSKQNQFIVMSPSGVQKDRMSPEDMYVLSSSGSIFSPPPTKSYPNNPPKCTDCAPLFLKVYEMCNAGAVIHSHGLDACLVTMINSLSNEFHIRNMEMIKGIQGHGYHDELVVPIIENAPSERKLVESLTKAIRGYPKSTAVLVRRHGVFIWGDTWISAKTQAECYHYLFAAAIKLHQLGLPY is encoded by the exons ATGAGTTCTCCACAGGCGGAAGTGTTTGAAATACCAGCAGACGCGTTTGAAGCTGCATATTGGCCAAGAGTTCAAAGCAACTCTTTGAAGCAAACAAAGGCTTTAGTGTCAGAACTATCTATGCAATTTTATAAACTTGGATGGCTTTCAGGTACTGGAGGTAGTGTAACCGTGAAAGTCCATGAGCATAATGTCTCCAAACAGAATCAATTCATAGTCATGTCTCCTTCAG GTGTACAGAAGGATAGGATGTCGCCAGAGGACATGTATGTTCTTTCTTCTAGTGGATCTATTTTTTCTCCACCTCCTACCAAGTCATATCCTAACAACCCTCCAAAATGTACTGACTGTGCTCCTCTATTTCTCAAG GTTTATGAAATGTGTAATGCAGGAGCTGTGATTCACAGTCATGGATTGGATGCTTGCCTTGTGACAATGATTAATTCTTTGTCGAACGAGTTCCAC ATCAGAAACATGGAGATGATAAAGGGTATTCAAGGGCATGGTTACCATGACGAGCTTGTTGTGCCAATAATTGAGAATGCTCCCAGTGAGAGGAAGCTTGTGGAGTCACTTACTAAAGCG ATCAGAGGTTATCCAAAGTCAACTGCAGTACTCGTTCGCAGGCATGGTGTGTTCATATGGGGAGACACCTGGATTAGTGCCAAAACCCAG GCTGAATGCTACCACTATCTCTTTGCTGCTGCTATTAAGCTTCATCAGCTGGGTCTGCCCTATTGA
- the LOC113772395 gene encoding switch 2-like yields MLDILEKFLIRKGCCFSRLDGSTPTGVRQSLVDDFNSSPSKQVFLISTRAGGLGLNLVSANRVVIFDPNRNPAQDLQAQDRSFRYGQKRHAVVFRLLAAGSLEELVYTRQVYKQQLANIAVSGKMAKRYFDGVQDCREFQGELFGVCNLFRDLSDKLFTCEIIGIA; encoded by the exons ATGCTGGACATACTTGAAAAGTTCCTTATACGCAAAGGCTGTTGCTTTTCAAGACTTGATGGATCTACTCCGACTGGAGTACGCCAGTCTCTTGTTGATGACTTCAACTCAAGTCCAAGCAAACAG GTCTTCCTCATATCAACTCGAGCTGGTGGGCTTGGACTCAATCTTGTTAGTGCAAATCGTGTAGTGATCTTTGACCCAAATCGGAATCCTGCCCAGGATTTGCAGGCACAAGACAGGTCATTCCGTTATGGGCAGAAGCGGCATGCCGTTGTTTTCCGTCTTCTTGCAGCCGGTTCTCTAGAGGAACTAGTTTACACCAGGCAGGTTTACAAGCAACAATTAGCAAATATTGCTGTTTCCGGGAAAATGGCGAAACGTTATTTTGATGGCGTGCAg GATTGCAGAGAATTTCAAGGAGAGCTGTTTGGCGTCTGCAATTTGTTCCGCGACCTGTCCGATAAGCTTTTCACCTGtgaaataattggaattgcatGA
- the LOC113771780 gene encoding putative disease resistance protein RGA3 has product MAEAALSCVSVILNKILPLAADEVSRVWGVKKDLEKLAKNVEMMEALIFDAKCKQPTSKAVQLWLKRLQSIARHAEIVLDDFGYEVLRQKVENRKRDKVRNFFSSSNPISFRLEMANNIKNVSASLEEAYREANQIGLHPAQLPMTSADHKEDRLTVPFLDESEMVGREVEVSQVVSMLISSDYKKDLPVISIVGMGGQGKTTLAQLVLKNESVTKHFDKKIWVCVSDDFKVERLLNEMLQSLGEKNAETTNKEALVRKLQENLKGKSCLLVLDDIWNDDREKWDHMRICLLAIGGAPGSKILATTRSDEVASAMQTSGVHHLDILSDDHSWMLFEKLAFADGGARRTQDLVDIGRRILKKCGSVPLAIKAIGGLLYSKKNASEWLTIEKTNIANGVISVLKLSYENLPSWSVKQCFASCSIFPKDARMEKHSLIQIWMAQGFINDAKGGGHLQMEDIGSDYFNVLLRSSLLQAAPEYGIEFCRMHDLVHDLSLQVSNNCFLNTEDGMVVNHDDEVMHLTIIRSRGKVLKKIKGIPPNLQTLYYLGDGGIMLKDILERSRYLSVLKVDCYDVTHLPNAVGDMKHLRHLDISETVITALPDSITKLYNLMTLKIRYLEEIPKKFSNLINLRHIEFSKVLRGRSQCLFPGIGQLANLRTLPHFVVSQAKGCQLEELEHLRNLGGELRIFGLENVSNFESAAKANLSEKSSIQSLEFSCNGTKEDCDDNNINGVMKGLQPHPDLKSLAINGFEGSRFPSWMVAKDHLTVLRNLVHLTLRGLGKCEQVPPLGDLPCLESLKMVFLHNVKRIGAEFYGLDINARSSTCSREVKAVPLFPKLSRFVLWGMGSLEEWSDAMVPSDSSSSIKLFPNLRDLTISDLPKLAVLPDMENLTSLAKLEIRECGSLACLRNLNSLTSLESLYLSDCPALLDASLDMKNPQSLRTLRISGCDKLRVVSDDPGSWPSMVLHHLANLRWLGLGGFSDDLDHFPWPHSITNLVSLESLELRGWPKITSLPDQIQHLSTLRRLEIREFEGLEVLPEWMGRLRNLRELLRHFSHIISYFLIIILSLETGLALGVIVGSHGFFSRL; this is encoded by the exons ATGGCTGAAGCTGCACTCAGTTGTGTTAGTGTGATCTTGAATAAGATACTTCCACTTGCTGCCGACGAGGTCAGCCGGGTATGGGGTGTAAAGAAAGACCTTGAGAAGCTTGCCAAGAACGTAGAGATGATGGAAGCTTTGATTTTTGATGCTAAATGCAAGCAACCAACAAGCAAAGCCGTGCAGCTCTGGCTCAAAAGGCTCCAGTCCATAGCACGTCATGCTGAGATCGTGTTGGATGACTTCGGATATGAAGTTCTGCGGCAGAAGGTCGAGAATCGGAAGCGCGACAAGGTACGcaacttcttttcttcctcaaatcctATTTCCTTTCGTTTAGAGATGGCTAACAACATCAAGAATGTTAGCGCATCTCTAGAGGAAGCTTACAGAGAAGCAAATCAAATAGGGCTTCATCCAGCTCAACTACCCATGACATCTGCTGATCACAAAGAGGATCGGTTGACTGTTCCTTTTCTGGACGAGTCAGAAATGGTGGGAAGGGAAGTTGAGGTATCTCAAGTTGTGAGCATGTTAATTAGCTCAGATTATAAGAAGGATTTACCTGTCATCTCAATAGTTGGGATGGGTGGCCAGGGTAAAACAACCCTTGCACAGCTGGTGCTAAAAAATGAGAGTGTAACGAAgcattttgataaaaaaatatgGGTTTGCGTGTCTGATGATTTCAAAGTGGAGAGGCTGTTGAACGAGATGCTTCAATCCCTCGGGGAAAAGAATGCTGAGACGACAAACAAGGAAGCATTGGTGAGGAAGCTTCAAGAAAATCTGAAAGGTAAAAGTTGCTTGCTTGTGCTTGATGATATTTGGAATGACGATCGAGAGAAATGGGATCACATGAGGATATGTCTGTTGGCAATAGGGGGTGCTCCAGGAAGCAAAATATTGGCTACCACACGTAGTGATGAGGTAGCCTCAGCAATGCAAACATCTGGTGTGCATCATCTAGACATCCTCTCAGATGATCATAGCTGGATGTTGTTTGAAAAACTAGCTTTTGCAGATGGTGGTGCAAGAAGGACTCAAGATCTGGTGGACATTGGCAGAAGGATACTGAAAAAGTGCGGCAGCGTGCCATTAGCGATCAAAGCGATTGGAGGTTTGTTGTATTCCAAAAAGAATGCCTCGGAATGGTTGACGATTGAGAAGACCAATATTGCAAATGGAGTCATTTCTGTCCTGAAGCTGAGTTACGAGAACTTACCTTCATGGTCAGTGAAACAATGCTTTGCAAGTTGTTCCATTTTTCCGAAGGACGCTCGCATGGAAAAACACAGCTTGATACAGATTTGGATGGCCCAGGGATTTATTAATGATGCCAAGGGAGGAGGTCATTTGCAAATGGAGGATATAGGCAGTGACTATTTCAACGTATTGCTTCGGAGTTCTTTGTTGCAAGCTGCTCCTGAGTACGGAATCGAGTTCTGCCGGATGCACGACCTTGTGCATGATCTTTCACTGCAAGTGTCAAATAATTGTTTCTTAAATACAGAGGATGGCATGGTGGTCAATCATGATGATGAAGTTATGCATTTGACCATCATTCGGAGTCGAGGGAAGGTGTTAAAGAAGATCAAAGGGATTCCTCCAAATTTGCAAACGCTTTATTATCTTGGGGACGGTGGTATTATGCTCAAAGATATTTTGGAAAGGTCTAGATACCTTTCTGTATTAAAAGTAGACTGCTACGATGTTACTCATCTCCCGAATGCAGTGGGTGATATGAAACATTTAAGACATCTTGATATCAGTGAAACTGTAATCACCGCTCTGCCAGATTCGATCACAAAGCTCTACAATTTGATGACCTTGAAAATACGTTACTTGGAAGAGATACCTAAGAAGTTTAGCAATTTAATTAACTTGAGGCATATCGAGTTTTCCAAGGTTCTTCGGGGTCGGTCCCAATGTTTGTTCCCTGGGATTGGGCAGTTGGCTAATCTTCGGACGTTGCCCCACTTCGTGGTAAGCCAAGCCAAGGGATGTCAACTTGAGGAGTTGGAACACTTGCGCAACCTCGGAGGCGAGTTAAGAATATTTGGACTTGAGAATGTGAGCAATTTTGAATCCGCAGCAAAAGCAAATTTGTCCGAAAAATCAAGCATTCAAAGTTTAGAATTTTCATGTAATGGCACGAAAGAAGATTGCGACGACAACAATATCAACGGTGTCATGAAAGGTCTCCAACCTCACCCAGACTTGAAAAGTTTAGCCATTAATGGTTTCGAAGGTTCAAGGTTTCCGTCGTGGATGGTGGCAAAGGATCACTTGACGGTACTTCGGAATTTGGTGCACCTCACGTTGAGAGGATTGGGTAAGTGTGAACAAGTACCACCACTAGGGGACTTGCCTTGTCTCGAGTCCTTAAAGATGGTCTTCTTACACAATGTGAAGCGCATTGGGGCTGAATTCTATGGTCTCGATATAAATGCAAGGAGCAGCACTTGTAGTAGAGAGGTGAAAGCAGTCCCTCTGTTTCCGAAACTATCGCGTTTTGTGCTGTGGGGCATGGGAAGTCTAGAGGAGTGGTCAGATGCAATGGTTCCCTCGGATTCTTCTTCATCAATTAAGTTATTCCCTAATCTCCGGGACTTGACAATTTCCGATCTCCCCAAGTTGGCTGTTTTACCGGATATGGAGAACTTAACATCTCTTGCGAAGTTAGAGATACGGGAATGCGGAAGTTTGGCTTGCCTAAGGAATTTGAACAGCCTTACATCTCTTGAATCCTTGTACTTAAGTGACTGCCCTGCTTTATTAGATGCTTCTCTGGATATGAAAAACCCCCAATCCCTACGTACTCTACGCATCTCAGGATGTGATAAGTTGAGGGTCGTTTCTGATGACCCTGGTTCTTGGCCAAGTATGGTTCTCCACCATCTGGCCAACCTCAGATGGTTGGGACTCGGTGGCTTCTCTGACGACCTTGATCATTTCCCGTGGCCACACTCCATCACCAATCTCGTCTCTCTGGAGAGTCTTGAATTGCGTGGATGGCCAAAAATTACGTCTCTCCCAGACCAAATTCAGCATCTCTCTACCTTGAGAAGGCTAGAGATAAGGGAGTTTGAGGGGTTGGAAGTTCTTCCAGAGTGGATGGGTAGGCTTCGGAATCTTCGAGAATTG TTGAG GCATTTTTCTCATATCATTAGCTACTTCCTAATCATCATCCTGAGTCTTGAAACTGGCTTAGCGCTAGGCGTAATAGTTGGTTCCCATGGATTTTTCTCAAGATTATAG